Proteins encoded within one genomic window of Sorex araneus isolate mSorAra2 chromosome 9, mSorAra2.pri, whole genome shotgun sequence:
- the LOC129407141 gene encoding alpha-actinin-2-like: MTLVDPNGQGTVTFQSFVDFMTRETADTDTAEQVITSFRILASDKPYILAEELRRELPPDQAQYCIKRMPTYSGPGSVPGALDYTAFSSALYGESDL, translated from the exons ATGACCCTGGTGGACCCCAATGGACAGGGCACAGTCACCTTCCAGTCCTTCGTTGACTTCATGACAAGAGAGACGGCTGATACCGACACAGCCGAGCAGGTCATCACCTCCTTCCGGATCCTGGCTTCTGATAAG CCATACATCCTGGCAGAGGAGCTACGTCGAGAGCTGCCCCCAGACCAGGCTCAGTACTGCATCAAGAGGATGCCCACTTATTCGGGGCCGGGAAGCGTGCCTGGGGCTCTGGATTACACTGCCTTCTCCTCTGCGCTCTATGGGGAGAGTGATCTGTGA
- the LOC129407007 gene encoding solute carrier family 52, riboflavin transporter, member 2-like codes for MQMCFPEWFPASTFFWVLSALLVSSAAAFQGLLLLLPASPPTPATDPRCGLRVRAPEVWEEEQEEASPLQDLPNSAASSAPSPAPEGQGLLTSHTACLLGLLAGTNALTNSVLPAVQSFSCLPYGRLAYQVVVVANPLACFLAMGMLCRSLAELGVGGLSLLGLLFGAYLMALAILSPCPPLVGTSAGVVLVVLSWVLCLGVFSYVKVAASSLLHEGGQSALLAAGMANQVGSLLGAVAMFPPTNIYQVFRSGRDCEDLCRH; via the exons ATGCAGA TGTGCTTCCCTGAGTGGTTTCCCGCCAGCACCTTCTTCTGGGTGCTCAGTGCCCTACTGGTCTCCTCGGCAGCCGCCTTCCAGGGCCTCCTCCTGCTACTGCCGGCCTcaccacccacccctgccacaGACCCCAGGTGTGGCCTGCGGGTGAGAGCCCCAGAGGTGTGggaagaggagcaggaagaggcctcacccctgcaggatcTGCCCAACTCAGCCGCCAGcagtgcccccagcccagctcctgaGGGCCAGGGGCTGCTGACCAGCCACACCGCCTGCCTGCTGGGGCTGCTGGCTGGCACCAACGCGCTGACCAATAGCGTCCTGCCCGCTGTACAGAGCTTCTCCTGCCTTCCCTATGGCCGCCTGGCCTACCAAGTGGTGGTGGT TGCCAACCCCCTTGCCTGCTTCCTGGCCATGGGCATGCTGTGCAGGTCCCTGGccgagctgggggtggggggtctctccCTTCTGGGCTTGCTGTTTGGGGCCTACTTGATGGCACTGGCGATCCTGAGCCCCTGTCCACCACTGGTGGGCACCTCGGCAGGGGTGGTACTGGTGGTGCTGTCATGGGTGCTGTGTCTAGGCGTGTTCTCCTACGTGAAGGTGGCTGCCAGCTCCCTGCTACATGAGGGTGGTCAATCCGCGCTGCTGGCAGCTGGCATGGCCAACCAGGTGGGCTCCCTGCTGGGCGCCGTGGCCATGTTCCCTCCGACCAACATCTATCAGGTGTTCCGCAGCGGGCGGGACTGTGAGGATCTGTGTCGGCACTGA